A genomic region of Desulfosarcina ovata subsp. ovata contains the following coding sequences:
- a CDS encoding ABC transporter ATP-binding protein has protein sequence MYLLELKGIFKSYRRGGLFGTRERISVLKDIHLGLEEGACVGLLGRSGCGKSTLGRIALNLEPPDAGQVFYQGRRLETLNREAYREYRRNAQVVFQNSQGATNPRLTAGEIIAEPILNFENPEKKALRRRVDELLERVGLASADAEKSPRQFSGGELQRICIARAIALSPRLIVLDEAVSSLDMLIQARIIDLLLELQRELKMTYLFISHDIRVLLKVSDRLVVMHDGRLVEQSLDMEAVDGFTHPMFTRLLEAILPPTPARVN, from the coding sequence GTGTATCTGCTGGAACTGAAAGGAATTTTTAAATCATACCGCCGGGGTGGCCTTTTCGGGACCCGGGAGCGCATCAGCGTTTTGAAGGACATCCATCTCGGCCTGGAAGAGGGGGCCTGCGTCGGCCTTCTGGGCAGAAGCGGATGCGGCAAAAGCACCCTCGGCCGGATCGCACTGAACCTCGAACCGCCGGACGCGGGGCAGGTTTTTTACCAGGGCCGCCGCCTGGAAACCCTGAATCGTGAGGCGTACCGGGAATATCGCCGCAACGCCCAGGTGGTCTTCCAGAATTCCCAGGGCGCCACCAACCCGCGGCTGACGGCTGGTGAGATCATTGCCGAACCGATCCTGAATTTCGAGAATCCGGAGAAAAAAGCGTTGCGCCGGCGGGTGGACGAATTGCTGGAGCGGGTGGGGTTGGCTTCGGCCGATGCCGAAAAAAGCCCCCGCCAGTTCAGCGGCGGAGAACTCCAGCGAATCTGTATCGCCCGGGCCATCGCCCTTAGTCCCAGATTGATCGTGCTGGACGAGGCGGTCAGCAGCCTGGACATGCTGATCCAGGCCAGAATCATCGACCTGCTGCTGGAACTGCAACGGGAACTGAAAATGACCTACCTCTTCATTTCCCACGATATCCGTGTGCTGCTCAAGGTTTCCGACCGCCTGGTGGTCATGCATGACGGACGCCTGGTGGAGCAGTCCCTCGACATGGAGGCGGTCGATGGTTTTACCCATCCGATGTTTACCCGCCTGCTCGAAGCCATCCTGCCGCCCACGCCGGCTCGCGTTAACTGA
- the lhgO gene encoding L-2-hydroxyglutarate oxidase codes for MLDFMLVGGGIVGVSTAWQLKQRYPDAQVLLVEKEDRMARHQTGRNSGVIHAGVYYAPGSLKADFCRRGAEITFNFCREYGLPVEQCGKLLVATDAQEVPRMGALEERCRQNRIRTIRLSREELTRREPHIEGLAALFVPATGITDYARITATMASQFAALGGRVRTGRPVTAIREEQGGVRVTIGGETLRTRYLVACGGLMADRLARMMHIDIDFQIIPFRGEYYALSKPFERRFNHLIYPIPDPDLPFLGVHLTRMIDGRVTVGPNAVLGWKREGYGAVNLDPVDILEMLRFPGFWKVIGAHLSSGLGEMRDSLLRPGYLKRVQKYCPAVRLSDLRSYPTGIRAQAVLRDGALVHDFLFAESERSLHVCNAPSPAATSAIPIGEYICEKLGEKFLL; via the coding sequence ATGCTGGATTTCATGCTGGTGGGGGGCGGGATTGTCGGCGTTTCCACGGCCTGGCAACTGAAACAGCGCTATCCGGATGCACAGGTTCTGCTGGTCGAGAAGGAAGACCGCATGGCGCGGCATCAGACGGGGCGCAACTCGGGGGTGATTCATGCCGGGGTCTACTATGCGCCGGGAAGCCTGAAGGCCGACTTCTGCCGGCGCGGTGCCGAAATCACCTTCAATTTCTGCCGTGAGTACGGCCTGCCCGTCGAGCAGTGCGGCAAACTGCTTGTGGCCACCGATGCGCAGGAGGTACCCCGCATGGGGGCCCTGGAAGAACGCTGCCGCCAGAACCGGATTCGGACGATCCGGCTGTCGCGGGAGGAACTGACGCGGCGTGAGCCCCACATCGAAGGTCTGGCGGCCCTCTTCGTGCCGGCCACCGGGATTACCGATTATGCCCGCATTACGGCCACCATGGCCAGTCAGTTTGCCGCCCTGGGCGGTCGGGTTCGAACCGGCCGGCCGGTGACCGCCATCCGCGAGGAACAGGGCGGGGTGCGGGTGACCATCGGTGGAGAGACCCTGCGTACCCGTTACCTGGTGGCCTGCGGCGGGCTGATGGCCGATCGCCTGGCGCGCATGATGCACATCGATATCGATTTTCAGATCATTCCCTTCCGGGGGGAGTACTACGCCCTTTCCAAACCCTTCGAGCGCCGTTTCAACCACCTGATCTACCCGATTCCCGATCCGGATTTGCCTTTCCTGGGTGTCCATCTGACCCGCATGATCGACGGCCGGGTGACCGTCGGCCCCAATGCCGTGCTGGGCTGGAAGCGCGAAGGCTACGGAGCGGTGAACCTGGACCCGGTCGACATCCTGGAGATGCTGCGCTTCCCCGGATTCTGGAAGGTGATCGGGGCCCACCTCAGCTCCGGCCTGGGGGAGATGCGCGACTCGCTGCTTAGGCCCGGATATCTCAAACGGGTGCAGAAGTACTGCCCTGCGGTACGGCTGTCCGATTTGCGTTCCTATCCCACCGGCATCCGGGCCCAGGCCGTGCTGCGTGACGGCGCCCTGGTGCACGACTTCCTCTTTGCCGAAAGCGAGCGCTCCCTGCATGTGTGCAACGCACCGTCACCGGCGGCCACCTCGGCGATTCCCATTGGTGAGTACATCTGCGAGAAGTTGGGTGAAAAGTTTTTACTGTAA
- a CDS encoding sigma-54 interaction domain-containing protein, protein MTTLDFTAEQLEFLSVLDAFNGPVPINIVGSLSPLAPGELLDLLRRGKEINLISEPDQDMFALTEELPQNFINVFGEINDKEKIDSIVRQLSQLNLWEEIPFSQKANLLAQSGNEKEAGLLFAEIAQTSLENKNECAAYDNLINVINILPAYLGENVVDTVFVKACQQLCYLCNYFGRYVSILPRVLKFAIEAADRLGDKRSKAILNFHLGFYHFTFGRSSDALQNIETGRLIVEDLGDDDMLMQSSGFMGLYYFFQGLNKEALDMFEKVDLNLGTRTGFLYGPNFLAYSAAYSGHFDRAIGCLDYYYHLAQRMGREPIASIYRASLGKLLIATHKLEDAKHHLLGALEANCPLENEFAGLCAESGLAFYYYRHNNLIKVSEYMDRFYARMMKSRITILSLTPWWVQMVYNAEKQGYQPPPAFSCQNLIENLAKEKNIHLKGISLRLKAKSLSFAGNQKEAIKKLLYKSEACADAASDPIQLGISRLEVAKLKVNEGDIKEACRLAMQARLRLSGQWEFIFPDDLRFLLDKYNDRVNENHFGDGFIEDFINKLSELPYHYSIDHGYSNVLAFTNRAFRAERGAILWMDSIPKKVLQPKAFKNMSASDLHAESFRPYMAAIIRCQKENRPILTSHHSLNNGSNTDGPLSALCLPVCMNGICRGVLYHDNTYVCNCFEQLSKKDLEQVSVHLERYFIRCFEFNKAIQDTKKNAVREAAALTENSGGNELIASCQPMVELLDQADKVARTDSTVLIMGETGVGKEVLAKRIHMMSPRASTPFITVDATTIPDNLVESELFGHEKGSFTGADRQKIGRLELADKGTLFIDEVGELPLPTQAKLLRVLQEKTFIRVGGTLPLESNFRLVVATNRKLEEEVKNKRFREDLYFRLNTVPLILPPLRERGKDIIELAKYFLKQFSTKYKHDDLRLSTEDEKKLRLYHWPGNIRELEHVIERAVILSKGDKIELNIMDTPKPIFVNESSELVTLDELQRRYILHVLVKTGGKIYGSGGAAEILGINRGTLYSRMKKLGIKI, encoded by the coding sequence ATGACTACTCTTGATTTTACTGCTGAGCAACTGGAATTCCTATCTGTTTTGGATGCCTTCAATGGGCCGGTACCCATAAATATCGTCGGATCACTATCACCGCTTGCGCCTGGCGAGCTGCTTGACTTGCTGCGCCGTGGAAAAGAAATAAACCTGATTTCTGAACCTGATCAGGATATGTTTGCGCTCACTGAAGAGCTACCGCAAAACTTCATCAATGTGTTTGGCGAAATAAATGATAAAGAAAAAATCGATTCAATCGTTAGACAACTTTCGCAGCTAAACCTATGGGAGGAAATTCCTTTTTCCCAAAAAGCGAATCTTTTGGCTCAATCGGGAAATGAAAAAGAAGCAGGTTTGCTTTTTGCGGAAATTGCCCAAACATCACTTGAAAATAAAAATGAATGTGCTGCTTATGATAATTTGATAAATGTCATCAACATTCTTCCGGCATATCTGGGAGAAAATGTAGTCGATACGGTTTTCGTAAAGGCTTGCCAGCAATTGTGCTACCTTTGTAACTATTTTGGGAGATACGTAAGTATTTTGCCCCGGGTCCTTAAGTTCGCGATTGAAGCTGCGGACCGGTTGGGAGACAAACGATCCAAAGCGATTTTGAATTTTCATCTGGGATTTTACCACTTTACATTCGGAAGGAGCTCGGACGCGCTGCAAAATATTGAGACCGGACGATTGATTGTCGAAGATTTGGGCGATGACGACATGCTGATGCAATCCTCCGGTTTTATGGGACTTTACTACTTTTTCCAAGGCCTCAACAAGGAGGCCTTAGATATGTTCGAAAAGGTGGACTTGAATTTGGGTACCCGAACGGGTTTTCTTTATGGCCCGAATTTTTTGGCATACAGTGCCGCATATTCCGGTCATTTTGACAGAGCGATCGGATGCCTTGATTATTATTATCATCTTGCCCAGCGAATGGGACGTGAGCCGATTGCATCCATCTACAGAGCTTCATTGGGCAAGTTGCTTATTGCTACACACAAATTGGAGGATGCAAAGCATCATCTCCTCGGTGCATTGGAAGCGAATTGTCCATTGGAAAATGAATTCGCAGGGCTTTGCGCCGAGAGCGGTTTGGCATTTTACTATTACCGACATAATAACCTGATAAAGGTATCTGAATATATGGATCGGTTTTATGCCAGGATGATGAAGTCACGGATTACCATATTGTCTTTGACACCGTGGTGGGTCCAAATGGTTTACAATGCAGAAAAACAGGGTTATCAACCGCCTCCCGCTTTTAGCTGTCAGAATTTGATAGAAAATTTGGCAAAAGAAAAAAACATTCATCTTAAGGGAATCTCATTGAGATTAAAAGCCAAATCATTATCATTCGCCGGCAACCAAAAGGAAGCAATAAAGAAACTTCTATATAAAAGTGAAGCCTGTGCCGATGCCGCATCCGACCCCATCCAACTGGGAATAAGCAGGCTGGAAGTCGCCAAGCTGAAGGTCAATGAAGGCGATATCAAGGAAGCTTGCCGGCTGGCCATGCAGGCTCGGTTAAGGCTTTCCGGTCAATGGGAATTTATCTTTCCCGATGACCTGCGGTTTCTCTTGGATAAGTACAACGATCGCGTCAATGAAAATCATTTCGGCGATGGCTTTATAGAGGATTTTATTAACAAGTTAAGCGAATTGCCCTACCATTACAGCATTGATCACGGCTATTCCAACGTTCTTGCCTTTACCAATCGGGCGTTTCGTGCCGAGCGAGGTGCGATATTATGGATGGATTCGATACCAAAAAAAGTGCTCCAACCAAAGGCTTTCAAGAATATGAGCGCTTCCGATCTCCACGCCGAGAGTTTTCGACCGTACATGGCCGCCATCATCCGGTGCCAAAAAGAAAATCGCCCTATTTTGACGAGTCATCATTCCCTTAATAATGGATCCAATACCGATGGCCCTTTATCCGCGCTGTGTCTGCCAGTTTGTATGAATGGCATTTGTAGAGGCGTTTTATATCATGACAACACATATGTCTGTAATTGTTTCGAACAATTAAGCAAAAAAGACTTGGAACAAGTCAGCGTTCACCTGGAACGCTATTTTATAAGATGTTTCGAATTCAACAAGGCCATCCAAGACACAAAGAAAAACGCCGTTCGCGAAGCCGCTGCTCTGACCGAAAATTCAGGGGGTAACGAACTGATTGCTTCTTGCCAACCGATGGTTGAGCTGTTGGATCAGGCCGATAAAGTTGCCCGTACGGACAGCACTGTGCTGATCATGGGTGAGACCGGTGTCGGAAAAGAGGTGCTGGCCAAAAGAATTCATATGATGAGTCCCCGGGCATCCACACCATTTATTACCGTGGATGCGACGACCATCCCGGATAATTTGGTGGAAAGCGAGCTGTTTGGGCATGAAAAAGGGTCTTTCACCGGCGCGGATCGGCAAAAAATCGGTCGCTTGGAACTCGCCGACAAAGGAACGCTATTTATCGATGAGGTGGGCGAACTACCTTTGCCAACGCAGGCCAAACTGCTGCGGGTGCTGCAGGAGAAGACCTTTATCAGAGTCGGGGGGACCTTGCCCCTTGAATCGAATTTCAGATTGGTGGTTGCCACCAACCGTAAACTCGAAGAAGAAGTGAAGAATAAGAGGTTTAGGGAAGATCTGTATTTCCGATTGAACACCGTCCCGTTGATTTTGCCTCCGTTGAGAGAACGCGGCAAGGACATTATTGAACTGGCCAAATATTTTCTAAAACAATTTTCCACCAAATACAAACATGATGATTTACGATTGAGCACAGAGGATGAAAAAAAGCTTCGCCTCTATCACTGGCCCGGTAATATCCGTGAGTTGGAGCATGTTATCGAACGAGCGGTGATTCTTTCAAAAGGAGATAAAATAGAATTAAACATTATGGATACGCCAAAGCCGATTTTCGTTAACGAATCCTCTGAGTTGGTGACCTTGGATGAACTTCAGCGGCGCTATATCCTGCATGTGCTTGTCAAAACCGGAGGAAAAATTTACGGTTCCGGTGGCGCCGCTGAAATCCTAGGCATAAATAGAGGTACCCTTTATTCGAGAATGAAAAAATTGGGGATTAAGATCTAA
- a CDS encoding electron transfer flavoprotein subunit beta/FixA family protein encodes MEIIVLVKQVPDTTNVKLDPKTGNLLREGLTGIINPEDRHALEAAVHIKETMGGKVKVLSMGPSQAVDACTEAIGMGADEAILLSDRAFAGADTWATAFTLGKAVERIGKFDLILCGRQAIDGDTAQVGPQLADYLDIPQVTYVQDIETMNETCTTVKRQLENGYERIECQLPALLTVIGTLNRPRHAHLGRLIDACTAKAPIKVFNAADIGVVTSDVGLEGSLTQVSKTFTPDFKRQGKILDGPKEQAVSELLKNISNSDAATACKAFAASCELS; translated from the coding sequence ATGGAAATTATTGTTTTGGTAAAGCAAGTCCCGGACACCACCAATGTCAAGCTGGATCCAAAAACCGGAAATCTGCTGCGTGAAGGCTTGACGGGTATTATCAATCCGGAAGACCGCCATGCGTTGGAAGCGGCAGTCCATATCAAGGAAACGATGGGCGGCAAGGTAAAGGTTCTATCGATGGGGCCGTCCCAGGCGGTGGATGCATGCACCGAAGCCATCGGCATGGGCGCCGACGAAGCCATCCTGTTGAGCGATAGAGCCTTTGCAGGTGCCGATACGTGGGCTACCGCATTCACCTTGGGAAAAGCCGTTGAGCGAATCGGCAAATTTGATCTGATCCTTTGCGGCAGGCAGGCCATTGATGGCGATACCGCCCAGGTCGGCCCCCAGTTGGCCGATTACCTGGATATTCCACAAGTTACCTATGTACAGGACATTGAAACCATGAATGAGACGTGTACCACCGTCAAGCGCCAGTTGGAAAACGGCTATGAGCGTATTGAATGCCAACTGCCAGCCCTGCTGACGGTCATTGGTACTTTAAACCGGCCCAGGCATGCGCATTTAGGCCGATTAATTGATGCCTGCACGGCAAAGGCACCCATCAAGGTCTTCAATGCCGCGGACATTGGGGTGGTGACTTCGGATGTGGGATTGGAAGGGTCATTGACGCAGGTATCCAAAACATTCACTCCGGATTTCAAACGGCAGGGAAAAATCCTGGACGGACCGAAGGAACAGGCCGTGAGCGAGCTGTTGAAGAACATCTCCAACAGTGATGCCGCTACTGCCTGTAAGGCATTCGCCGCGTCATGTGAGCTCTCATAA
- a CDS encoding electron transfer flavoprotein subunit alpha, with translation MTVWIESDLCDGCRRCVRACPYDAIAIEDGKANILERCTNCGACLAECKNRAIQSDAVPKEIPDFSDHEGVWVYAEQRDGVLAKVTLELLGIAQELGQERRQKVSAVLIGDRLENLTHDLIRHGADQVFLAEDPCLQPYRTLAHVKIMEDLINEHKPEILLIGATHIGRDLAPRLSRRVGVGLTADCTALSIDPEEKILLQTRPAFGGNVMATIANRYSRPQMATVRPGVMEARTDEAKAGTIIHCEVQLDEADIKTKVLEMFEEKRKHAPITDSKVIVAGGRGVNGEAGFQMLRTLADLLDGEVAGTRVVAEQGFVPADCQVGQTGKTVRPEIYIACGISGAIQHRAGMMNSRFIIAINKDPDAPIFKVADWGIIGDLHDVVPELVRQLTPAS, from the coding sequence ATGACCGTATGGATCGAGAGCGACCTTTGTGACGGTTGCCGGCGCTGTGTAAGAGCCTGTCCTTATGATGCGATCGCCATCGAAGACGGGAAAGCGAATATTTTAGAGCGTTGCACGAACTGCGGGGCTTGTCTTGCCGAGTGTAAAAACAGGGCCATCCAATCGGACGCGGTTCCCAAAGAGATTCCGGATTTCAGCGATCACGAGGGGGTATGGGTCTACGCGGAACAACGTGATGGTGTTCTCGCCAAGGTAACGCTCGAGCTGCTTGGTATTGCCCAGGAACTGGGCCAGGAACGCAGGCAAAAAGTGAGTGCCGTGCTTATCGGTGATCGGTTGGAAAACTTGACCCATGATCTCATCCGCCATGGAGCGGATCAAGTCTTTCTCGCCGAGGATCCATGCCTGCAGCCCTACCGGACCCTGGCTCACGTGAAGATAATGGAAGACCTCATTAACGAGCACAAACCGGAGATCCTGCTGATCGGTGCCACGCATATTGGCCGGGATCTTGCGCCTCGCCTGTCGCGACGCGTGGGCGTCGGCCTGACTGCCGACTGCACGGCACTCTCCATCGATCCGGAAGAAAAGATACTGCTCCAGACGAGGCCGGCTTTCGGCGGGAATGTGATGGCGACCATTGCCAACCGGTATTCTCGCCCACAGATGGCCACTGTTCGACCCGGCGTGATGGAAGCCAGGACCGACGAAGCCAAAGCAGGCACGATCATCCATTGCGAAGTTCAACTCGATGAGGCGGACATCAAAACCAAAGTTCTGGAAATGTTTGAGGAAAAGAGAAAGCACGCGCCAATCACCGACAGCAAAGTCATTGTCGCCGGGGGAAGAGGCGTGAATGGTGAGGCGGGGTTCCAAATGCTGCGCACGTTGGCGGATCTGCTCGATGGAGAAGTCGCAGGTACGCGAGTTGTCGCCGAACAAGGCTTTGTTCCGGCGGACTGTCAAGTCGGCCAGACCGGCAAGACAGTCAGACCGGAAATTTACATCGCTTGTGGCATTTCCGGTGCGATCCAGCATCGGGCCGGAATGATGAATTCCAGATTTATCATTGCCATCAACAAGGACCCGGACGCACCGATTTTTAAGGTCGCCGATTGGGGAATCATCGGTGATTTGCACGATGTCGTTCCGGAACTTGTCAGACAATTAACCCCGGCGAGCTGA